A stretch of DNA from Lycium ferocissimum isolate CSIRO_LF1 chromosome 4, AGI_CSIRO_Lferr_CH_V1, whole genome shotgun sequence:
AACTTTTGTCATTACGAAGagctttaaaataattttttataacaaCTATAATAAATCACAAAAATTGTTAgagggaaaccaaaaaaaaaaaaaaaaagtataccATATTTAGGCATCCGATTTATCATTACAGAAAATACAATGCTTAAACTGGCTTTTGTCACACACACCAAGCGCATACTACACATCCTACAAAAAGGACAACCCTTGGAAAACCAAAACCACCCTTTAACAATGAAAGATGATGAACAACTTTCCAAATTGAATGAATCCAACTAGACGTTACTCTAaacttttcatgaattctttctGAACAATATCCAGATGTTTCTCACACAATTGTATTCTTTTCAAATAGAGTTTTGCCTCTTCCTGTTTGATCAAACGCAattcctccttcttctttccATCCAGCTGAGCTTTCCTTATGTTCAGCTCTACCTCTTCCCCTTTCAGCAGCATCCACTTCTCATTCATGGCCTTCAACTTCTCTGGTCCCAAACGAATTAAGGCCTTTCTAATGGACTCATTAACTAAGAATAAGCTAATTTCGCTGGCGGCCAACAGATATGGATAATCATTCAAAGAGACTTCTTCAACTGCATTCTCAGCTACAATAGAAATTAATTAGATTTAGAATATTGTAATACTAATTAGAGATGTGAACGGGTTACTTACCTTGTGCTACAGTGATGCGTGAACTGGCTGCTTCCTCGGAAGAGCTTTCTGTTAGAAGGTGAAATAAAATCTtagttaaaaaatcaaaattacaCAAAATGTTAATCTTAGAAGAAAACCACAAAAAAAGATGGACCTTGTGCCATGAGGATCTTCAGCTAGGTGCAACTAACGCCTGCGTTTAGCCCTACACTTTGTGCTGTAATATgttaaaaacatggattaaaactCCTTTATATAGTACTAAAGTATTCACGAATaatcc
This window harbors:
- the LOC132054678 gene encoding uncharacterized protein LOC132054678, translating into MAQESSSEEAASSRITVAQAENAVEEVSLNDYPYLLAASEISLFLVNESIRKALIRLGPEKLKAMNEKWMLLKGEEVELNIRKAQLDGKKKEELRLIKQEEAKLYLKRIQLCEKHLDIVQKEFMKSLE